One stretch of Chthoniobacterales bacterium DNA includes these proteins:
- the ileS gene encoding isoleucine--tRNA ligase, translating to MKANLASREPEMLKRWEEAGLYGQIQAARAGAELFVLHDGPPFANGDVHMGTALNKILKDLVVKSKTMAGFRAPYLPGWDCHGLPIEYKVVKESRGLSPLEVRKRSEAFARKFIDIQRGQFKRLGVFGQWERPYLTLNPEYEAEILRAFAIFVEKGLVYESLKPVFWSSGAQTALAEAEVEYQDRQDTAVYVKFPIVSGDLAGKASIAIWTTTPWTLPANLAIAVHPKELYVRREFRKEGVSEMLVLAASLVEAFCASTGFEPTGEPVSSFPGSQLEGATAQHPFLPRTAALVAADFVTMDSGTGAVHIAPGHGEEDYSLGRARGLQILSPVDDHGKFTDEAGLPDLTGKYVFDANPDIVALLRSKGMLLAEQVYQHSYPYCWRSKTPIIFRAVEQFFIRIDDLRANALAAIKGVNWIPAWGENRIAGTVESRPDWVISRQRSWGVPLPVFYSAGGETILDPKWIRKLADVVETRGSNVWFELDDATLARELGLPEGTRHRTDTIDVWIDSGVSHYAVLRPNPELRDPADMYLEATDQHRGWFQSSLMTSIALHNRSPYKTCVTHGFVVDVDGKKISKSSSYTKPMDAGHFVTKHGADIVRLWVSSINYTDDVPFSEEMFTRLGDTYRRIRNTLRILLGNLSPQGAALSQPPSLSVTPEGGLESAPPWSFTLVDRWILDRLENVIAECRAAYAAYEFHKVYHTLNQFCAVDLSSLYIDITKDRMYCDAPDSPRRRATQNAMRHIFDSLCRLLAPILVFTAEEAWGYLGGSDSVHLQTFPGGDAQRRSPKVVEQVTDLLSLRALIGQAVERARQEKLIGNALEAAVTLTCDEAIVGAIPKEELEEFFILSDLTLQPGKESAASISKTSHQKCARCWRHRPTVGKSSAHPDLCDRCEVVVTA from the coding sequence ATGAAGGCAAACCTCGCCAGCCGCGAGCCGGAAATGCTCAAGCGATGGGAGGAGGCCGGACTTTATGGGCAAATCCAGGCGGCGCGCGCGGGAGCGGAGTTATTCGTTCTCCACGACGGGCCCCCCTTTGCGAATGGCGACGTGCATATGGGCACGGCGCTCAACAAAATCCTCAAGGATTTGGTCGTGAAATCGAAAACGATGGCTGGTTTTCGCGCGCCGTATCTGCCGGGCTGGGACTGCCACGGATTACCCATCGAATACAAAGTGGTGAAGGAGTCGCGCGGGTTGTCGCCGCTCGAAGTGCGGAAGCGATCGGAAGCGTTCGCGCGCAAATTCATCGACATCCAGCGCGGGCAATTCAAGCGGCTGGGCGTTTTTGGCCAATGGGAAAGGCCTTACCTCACGCTGAACCCTGAATACGAAGCCGAAATTCTCCGAGCCTTCGCCATTTTCGTGGAGAAAGGGCTCGTTTACGAGAGTCTCAAGCCGGTTTTCTGGAGCAGCGGCGCGCAAACGGCGCTGGCGGAAGCGGAGGTGGAATATCAGGACCGCCAGGACACGGCCGTTTATGTGAAGTTTCCGATTGTCTCCGGTGACCTCGCCGGAAAGGCGAGCATCGCGATCTGGACGACAACGCCATGGACGTTGCCGGCAAACCTCGCCATCGCTGTTCATCCGAAGGAGCTCTATGTCAGGCGCGAATTCCGGAAGGAGGGCGTTTCCGAGATGCTCGTGCTCGCCGCCTCGCTTGTGGAAGCATTTTGCGCCTCGACCGGGTTCGAGCCAACGGGCGAACCGGTCAGCTCATTTCCCGGCAGCCAGCTCGAGGGGGCGACGGCCCAGCATCCGTTCCTCCCGCGCACCGCGGCGCTGGTCGCGGCCGATTTTGTCACCATGGACTCGGGCACCGGAGCGGTGCACATCGCGCCGGGACATGGTGAGGAAGACTATTCGTTAGGCCGGGCCCGCGGACTGCAGATTCTTTCGCCGGTCGACGACCATGGGAAATTCACTGACGAAGCTGGGTTGCCTGACCTGACGGGCAAATATGTCTTCGACGCGAACCCCGACATCGTGGCCTTGCTGCGTTCGAAAGGGATGCTGCTCGCGGAACAGGTTTACCAGCATTCCTATCCGTATTGCTGGCGCTCGAAGACGCCGATCATCTTTCGCGCAGTCGAACAATTCTTCATCCGGATCGACGACCTGCGCGCGAACGCGCTGGCGGCCATCAAAGGAGTGAACTGGATTCCCGCCTGGGGCGAGAACCGCATCGCCGGCACGGTGGAATCACGGCCGGACTGGGTGATTTCCCGGCAGCGCAGCTGGGGAGTGCCGTTGCCGGTGTTCTATTCGGCCGGCGGCGAAACCATTCTTGATCCGAAATGGATCCGGAAACTGGCGGACGTCGTCGAAACGCGCGGCTCGAATGTCTGGTTCGAACTGGATGACGCGACCCTGGCCCGCGAGCTCGGTTTGCCGGAAGGAACGCGGCATCGCACCGACACGATCGATGTCTGGATCGATTCCGGCGTCTCGCATTACGCGGTCCTGCGGCCAAACCCTGAGCTGCGCGATCCGGCCGACATGTATCTCGAGGCGACCGATCAGCACCGCGGCTGGTTCCAGTCCTCGCTCATGACCAGCATCGCGTTGCACAATCGGTCCCCCTACAAAACCTGCGTCACACACGGCTTTGTGGTCGATGTCGACGGCAAGAAAATTTCGAAGTCGAGCAGCTACACGAAGCCGATGGACGCTGGCCATTTCGTGACGAAGCACGGCGCCGATATTGTGCGGCTCTGGGTCAGCAGCATCAATTACACGGACGACGTGCCATTTTCGGAGGAAATGTTTACCCGGCTCGGTGACACGTATCGGCGGATCAGGAACACATTGCGCATTCTGCTGGGGAATTTGTCTCCCCAAGGAGCGGCGCTTTCCCAACCGCCGTCTTTGAGCGTGACTCCAGAGGGCGGTTTGGAAAGCGCCCCTCCTTGGAGCTTCACGCTGGTCGATCGCTGGATTCTGGACCGGCTCGAGAACGTAATCGCGGAGTGCCGCGCCGCCTACGCCGCTTATGAATTCCACAAGGTGTACCACACGCTGAATCAATTCTGCGCCGTCGATCTCAGCAGCCTTTACATCGACATTACCAAGGATCGAATGTATTGCGATGCGCCCGATTCCCCCCGGCGCCGCGCTACCCAAAACGCGATGCGCCATATCTTTGACTCGCTCTGCCGGTTGTTGGCGCCGATCCTCGTTTTCACGGCGGAAGAAGCGTGGGGATACCTCGGCGGGTCCGATTCGGTCCACCTTCAGACGTTCCCTGGAGGAGATGCGCAGCGTCGAAGTCCGAAGGTAGTGGAACAAGTCACGGACCTGTTGAGTCTGCGCGCGCTGATCGGCCAGGCGGTGGAACGCGCGCGCCAGGAGAAGCTGATCGGCAATGCCCTCGAAGCCGCGGTCACGTTAACTTGCGACGAAGCGATCGTCGGCGCGATTCCGAAAGAGGAGCTCGAGGAATTCTTTATCCTCAGCGATCTGACTTTGCAGCCGGGCAAGGAATCGGCCGCTTCCATTTCCAAAACCAGCCACCAAAAATGCGCGCGCTGCTGGCGGCACCGGCCCACGGTCGGGAAGAGCTCCGCGCATCCGGATTTGTGCGATCGCTGCGAGGTAGTCGTCACGGCGTAA